Part of the Gigantopelta aegis isolate Gae_Host unplaced genomic scaffold, Gae_host_genome ctg5127_pilon_pilon:::debris, whole genome shotgun sequence genome is shown below.
cttcagctgagatttatgcatgccagcccctggcatcataagtgtccccacctatgctttaaaaataaagaatgatacaggtaaaaattaagttgatgaaattacgTTTCGTTATaattgaccatgtgttaaatataggagataaatctagcgagctgtcatccaccctgattgttttgcttttcttgcatggaacttttgaaagaaaaaaaaattcaaagctgcaatctcgcctcacattaattatcataatttcatttaaatgtacaaacacacttacagttttaattaattgtgtgtgacagtgacACAGTTGTAacagataatagaaacatatgtttatagtgaacacattttttcatactatggaatttactacaagttatttatttctgagccacttgttttctaaattacatgtagacatgtacacacaacaatagtatatttttgttatttccaaaacacttatttttatttttacgtcaaaccaaattgttttcattactagtaaATTTTTACAGTTTAGCTAAATTTCCAGACCCTATGCTAATTCCGCACACTACtcttattggggttttttaaaatttccacaccctatgctaattccgctccctacttttaattgattttcGGAAATTTTCCAGACCCTATGCTTATTCAGCCCAGGGCTATGTTTATTAGGCACTCGAGagtatgaaaattaataaaataaatagcatACCTTCATTATTGATTATGAAAATTGATTGTAATAGCATATCTTGGGTTAGAGCATCACAGCATCAATCCTGGATgtgtttaacctttagactactggataatttttaacaaaaaccatgttgagtgggtacaagtttataatttttactgacatatattcacttaaatgttttataaatacatgaaataaagttcatatatatgaatcagtaagtattatttttgtggggttttgtgatttttatgatttttagatgagttaatggtgattaaaattaggcaaaaaaatgTAAAAGTCGCGTTTGCTTACTgacatttgtggccagctgtccagtatttatgtccattattcccgataacagtggttttctgaccagaatttaaattaaaaaaaccctgattcatattgcaatatttgcagtccttggtttttgaaaattacaggtgagtggaaaatcgcacacctccATATGCTAAGGCAAGTGAAAAATTACTCtccagaataaataaaataggcagtgtagctgcgattggattttgactggtatgtctacaaaattgtctattagaccagtatttcccgatttcttcaacaaagagaaataccagtttaatgacttccatgtttttaatttttattgttttaataaaaggaccttcaTATCAGCTATGaaaattgtagatttttttaaacagtggaaatatatatacacatgtattttacGTGCGATGTTTTTCACAGTCGTCAGATTAaaattacgtgcgctgtacgaTTGCACCCGCACACCTTAAAAAGTAACGTCTGTATTTggccatttttgttgttggtaaaacaataaaatttattgtcaaattagctgtcacaatcggctatcgatccctgaaaatgactgcgatgtgccgccattgttgtcaagcgaaaatctgaccaaaaaccactttttgaactcaaaatttcaaggtattttcaattgaaaaaaatcaaaatgaaagccaccattttgaaaagaaatctttttttcttttattttatttccatttctgGTGAGAGAGCTGATAGGTGACGTTCCTTATGAATTGATTATCAGGATCAAGTTTGGATGCCATGTTTactgaagaaaaagaaaaaaacctagGAAATAATTCATCAATAAATTAATTCACAAAGCCGtggaaaaagagaaaacaaatcataaaaagtttgttttatttaatgacgccactagaaaaaacaaaacaaaccatgaCACCTAACAAATAATATTCCATAGCTAGCTAAAAGCAATCATATGCACAGAGACAAAAAAATCATATGCAGAGGAtccaagaattaaaaaaaagaaagaatttatctaaatatatattcccCATCTCAAGATATGTTTATTACCCCAAAATCATcaataaacaagcattttgagagtactgctaaagcaatacatgtccccgaCAAGGCCCAAATTGTCTTTTtaatctcctaaattcaagggccataactctgaaaagtaGGTAAATCACCACAAAACTTCATCTTAATATATAAAGctgtatacaaaatttcatcttgatatctccaggcattgcaaaaattcagaaaactaattttctcatctcctaagttcaagggccataactctggtaaaaatgggtaaatcaatatgaaagtcaaaattgatctgtaacagtacgtgataaacctatttataaacatttgagCTCAATATCTAAAAGTCTTGAACGgaattttttttctcacatctcctaagttcaagggacataactgcatcaaaaatgggtaaatcaccatgaaagtcaaacttgatctgtaacagtacgttgtaaacctatacacaaaatttcagctgaatatctCAAAGccggatggatggacggatggagatgaaacctaatCACCTCAGGTTGGACCGGTTGGGgactaataataaattaattcataaagcaaaacaaaaatattttacaaacaaaaatcattacACTTAAATAATATTCCATAGAGAGCTATTAAAAGCAGTCAAATGCACAGAAAATccaagaatgtttttttaattagtttaaatatatattccccatctcaaaatatttttattagtgaaaaataaaaataataaattgacaAACATAAATCATTACACTTTAATAATATTCCACAAAGagctatttaaaggcatactgtcacagaccactgacctattaaaggtagggtcaactcaaacaagagccttatgtgttggaaagatgcataccgggaccaccaacacatactgacactttagcaaatgaaaaacgcgtaattttagagttaataaaaaaacatgattattcctgctaactgggggcagccattttgtttcgtttttgtgacgtccggtgggatagcttggggcgaagtgacgtcagctcctgaccatctcctgtatgtacacagggttcatacacttcaaatggtttcattttccaggacttttaagGGCTATTTTCGTTCATTTTCCAGGACTATTTTACCTTTTTCCAGGGATCTGAATATATGACTTGGAaagaagtttttgtttaacgacaccctagcagaTTGTTTAGTCAGTGGCTGCTATGTCTCCAACATACAATACTTGTTACACATGGTCTACAGTAGTCACACCCCACTCTGGATATAACTTTTGGATGGTAAAGTTGTAAACTAAaactgttgaaataaaatattttattaactacatttgttgtacattgtacaaAATAGTGATATAAACATGTATCTAATACTCAaatagaatacatatatatatatacacacatacacacacttatttatatatatatatatatatatatacatatatatatatatatatatacatatatatatatacatatatatacatatacatatatatacatatatatatatatacatatatatatatatatatacacagtgaaacccctctattAAGACCACCTGTGGGACTTATGAAAATTGGTCTTAATAGTGGGGTGGTCCTATTACCGAATTACTAACATTTAGaaggtttttaatattttaattgtgttgtgtataaagtgataaaaaaaacaacaaaagaaatgtactacaaatatttatttgaattacataatatatttgtcaACATGAAATGAACCGTACAATATAACTGAGCActaagaaaatgaaaattaaaaatgtacatgtatataaagtcAATCAGTATGCATGTGTGAACTCTGGATCTTAGTTGTCTATTGTTGACTGCTTAGATGAACACTTAACATGAACAGCCCGAGTTTCAAGTTCCTCTTGTGCTTTCTGCATCAATTCTGGGACACCATCAATCTCTTTTGTCAAACAGAACATACTAATCTCTCTTAACCACTTAAGCGCATCTTGGTGGCTGGTAATCAAGCTACCCTCAGTTTTGTCGTCATCGTCGCTGTCATTTACAGATGGTTCCACATTTTCCTCACTTTCCTTTCCATTGATTCTGTGCACCAGTGTATCCTCCCAGTCTTCTTCTAAATTCTCACAAACGGGCAAATCAAAGTCCATGTTTGAATATTCCTCAACACTCATGTGATCATCTATCTCAAGTCTACCATTTGCCATGACAACTAGCTCACGAAGTTTACTTAGGTGCACATCATCATCGGGATCATCATCTTCATTTGTTGGCGTTGCAGCACTGCGAATACCAGCCTTTGCAAAACATCGCTTCACAGTTTCCGTTCTCACATCTTTAACTGCAGCTTTCAACCACTGTACAGCATCCAACACAGAGACACTTTTTGCAACATCAGCTGAGCTGACATTTTCTTCACTGTCCAGTCGAGCTATCACTGATCTGAGAAGCCGTTTTCTATAACCCATCTTCATAGCCTGGATAATGCCTTGGTCTAGTGGCTGCAATTTCGACGTTGTATTGGCAGGAAGAAACACGACTTTCacgtttgttaattttgtactgGCATGTGAAGTGGCATTATCAAGAAGAAGTAAAACCTTATGTTTTGATAGTCTCATGCATTTATCAAAGTCCTTTATCCATTCTGTGAACAGGAATCCTGTCATCCAGGCTTTCTTGTTCGATTTCCATGTCACTTGAAGACGGGCAACGTTTATGTTCCGAAAACAACGTGGTTTAGCTGCCTTTCCAATCACAAGTGGCTTGTCGAAGTGACCTTCCATATTTACACACACGGCTACAGTTATTCGATCTTTGGAATTTTTGCCACCTTTGCATTCTTCACCCGTACTCGTAATGTTTTGTCAGGTAGAGCCCGATAAAACAGTCCAGTCTCATCCATGTTATAAATGTCACACGAAGCGTAACCCGAAACAATGTCAGGCAACTTTTCCATCCACTTCGTGACATCCTTCGCTGGCACTTTCTCCACTGATTATTCCAAAGGCTATATTGTGTCGTTGCCTGAATCTGTTTAACCAGCTATTTGAAGCCTTAAACTCACTTTCTGCAATTCCAAGTTCAGTTGCATATTTCAAAGCTTTCATTTTTAACATGGGGCCTGAAATCGGTACATCTTGACCGCGCATGCGTTGAAACCATTCCCACATTAATGTATTCAGCTGTTCTACGGGAGAACGTACACATAAACGTTTTCGAtca
Proteins encoded:
- the LOC121366264 gene encoding tigger transposable element-derived protein 6-like gives rise to the protein MEGHFDKPLVIGKAAKPRCFRNINVARLQVTWKSNKKAWMTGFLFTEWIKDFDKCMRLSKHKVLLLLDNATSHASTKLTNVKVVFLPANTTSKLQPLDQGIIQAMKMGYRKRLLRSVIARLDSEENVSSADVAKSVSVLDAVQWLKAAVKDVRTETVKRCFAKAGIRSAATPTNEDDDPDDDVHLSKLRELVVMANGRLEIDDHMSVEEYSNMDFDLPVCENLEEDWEDTLVHRINGKESEENVEPSVNDSDDDDKTEGSLITSHQDALKWLREISMFCLTKEIDGVPELMQKAQEELETRAVHVKCSSKQSTIDN